A DNA window from Paenibacillus sp. HWE-109 contains the following coding sequences:
- a CDS encoding extracellular solute-binding protein → MSNQGKVWSYTALAALLAGSVTLAGCSKTGDPAPAAPTTSASAVSAAPKTEEPYELKWLKAQDISKPYDPTKDAVKQAVEKKLNIKITPEMVDVQQYKTKLNLKMSSGDIPDVVRIDFADDFQKYAQQGAFVDLTNLINEKDTPNILKEVPKEVFEQAKVNGKIYGIPYQGGPGAGYRWNVVLRKDFVESMGAQVPKTLDEYYNLLKKVKAEKPDVIPLGGYTAQIGQQKYANNSFDHIFGAFGVTPGYFTEKDGKFSNYDIDPKMKEALQYLQKMYAEGLIDKEFATIKEEQLRAKLYSGKLFSWMGWWSTPNDYDTQVESNELKKSGKLAADGKLPDQSNVPYKYLSLNSSLVGPDGKAVAPSGAPFGQMNAISAKTKDPKKVLAIIEKSLSLENQMLTVWGIEGEDYKIDNGKMKVITDQIDPKTQQDKNGNFRGIQSYLFAPGLKGWPRYLESLPLRQSQALDVAINNKFQITDASNYLDSPTKITKLVELNTLRDSVFTQIIMGADIKKFDEFADKWKSQGGTQILAELEASFKIKSGK, encoded by the coding sequence ATGTCAAATCAAGGAAAAGTTTGGTCGTATACCGCACTTGCTGCACTGCTTGCAGGTTCTGTAACCCTTGCAGGCTGCAGTAAGACCGGCGATCCGGCACCTGCTGCGCCTACGACATCCGCCAGCGCGGTATCGGCGGCACCGAAAACAGAGGAGCCTTACGAGCTGAAATGGCTGAAGGCCCAAGATATATCCAAGCCTTATGATCCTACCAAGGACGCTGTAAAGCAAGCCGTAGAGAAAAAGCTGAACATCAAAATCACTCCAGAGATGGTGGACGTTCAGCAGTACAAGACGAAGCTTAATCTCAAAATGTCCAGTGGTGACATTCCCGATGTCGTACGGATCGATTTCGCCGACGATTTTCAAAAGTATGCGCAGCAAGGCGCTTTCGTTGATCTGACGAATCTCATTAATGAGAAAGATACGCCGAATATTCTCAAGGAAGTGCCGAAGGAAGTCTTCGAGCAAGCCAAAGTAAACGGTAAAATTTACGGGATTCCTTATCAAGGCGGACCTGGTGCAGGCTATCGCTGGAATGTTGTGCTGCGCAAGGACTTCGTCGAGAGCATGGGCGCTCAAGTGCCCAAAACGCTGGATGAATACTACAACTTGCTGAAAAAAGTAAAAGCTGAGAAACCGGACGTCATCCCGCTCGGCGGCTATACGGCACAGATTGGCCAGCAGAAATATGCGAACAATTCCTTTGATCATATTTTTGGCGCATTTGGCGTAACACCGGGCTATTTCACGGAAAAAGACGGCAAATTCAGCAATTATGATATCGATCCAAAAATGAAAGAGGCTCTGCAGTATTTGCAAAAAATGTACGCAGAAGGACTCATTGATAAAGAATTCGCTACAATTAAGGAAGAGCAGCTGCGGGCTAAGCTTTACAGCGGCAAACTGTTCTCGTGGATGGGCTGGTGGTCCACACCAAATGATTATGACACGCAAGTGGAAAGCAATGAGCTTAAGAAAAGCGGCAAATTGGCTGCTGACGGCAAGCTGCCGGATCAGTCCAATGTTCCGTACAAATATTTGTCTTTGAACAGCTCGCTTGTTGGTCCAGACGGTAAAGCGGTAGCTCCCTCAGGCGCGCCATTCGGCCAAATGAACGCAATCAGCGCCAAGACCAAAGATCCGAAAAAGGTGCTGGCGATCATTGAGAAATCGTTGTCGCTTGAGAATCAAATGTTGACCGTATGGGGTATTGAAGGCGAAGACTACAAGATCGATAATGGCAAGATGAAAGTGATTACGGATCAGATCGATCCCAAGACGCAGCAGGATAAGAATGGGAACTTCAGAGGGATTCAAAGCTACCTGTTCGCTCCGGGCTTGAAAGGCTGGCCGCGTTATCTGGAATCGCTGCCGCTGCGTCAGTCGCAGGCGCTCGATGTAGCGATTAATAACAAGTTCCAAATTACGGATGCTTCCAACTACTTGGATTCTCCGACGAAAATCACCAAGCTCGTGGAACTGAACACACTGCGCGATTCCGTCTTTACGCAAATCATTATGGGCGCGGACATCAAGAAATTCGATGAATTCGCGGACAAATGGAAATCGCAAGGCGGCACGCAAATTCTTGCTGAGCTGGAAGCTTCCTTCAAGATAAAATCAGGCAAATAA
- a CDS encoding cache domain-containing sensor histidine kinase, whose amino-acid sequence MAIRFPASSGHSGLLSRLSLPIFVLIVTFIALFATAASYILIRVQNDHTLKMAEQSTKFVYRNIEYQFNTMNNVAAFLMSNQSIENLLMSTYQQPFEAVGDFYTLEANLQNLSLLSLLNDFGSGNVVQQSYVVSVALEPGSGLFAMATEHFSPITGIYKNTDLQDQKWFQSLSRGERQNVWWSQKTDANAAMIYSARKKTSLKDGRSVGTVIIGADTGSIRGIFDNARLDEGFHLLLDESDRVMYSERYDFLEDVGGLSYVRALEGAKGSIITKIDGENHRVMFETLDNGWKLLAVVPESHFSRYTLAISLIGAATAAAALLIAGFWLRRIVIRVTVPITRLVTAIQRPEVVEFKEPLPAQNTGIYEVDELNQKFAAMLVTIHGLIEKSFTEEIERRQLQLELLHAQINPHFLYNTLDLINCRAIMTGDQETSLIVRSLANVFRYGLNRGKTWISLEEEMKQVEAYLHIQMMMMDDLRIEIKIPDELLHASIVHLILQPLAENAIIHGFSDRKQGCRIVISARLEREGLILRVDDNGRGCDADRMNGMLRQQLARGNGDSSEAGTGYGTLNVHRRIQLHDGDMYGLRYVRIGEGEGTRVEVVLPYQGKQPTGRKDVADV is encoded by the coding sequence ATGGCGATTCGCTTCCCCGCAAGCAGCGGCCATTCAGGGTTATTATCGCGGCTCAGTCTGCCCATTTTCGTGCTGATTGTCACTTTCATCGCCCTGTTTGCCACGGCCGCCAGCTACATTCTGATCCGGGTGCAGAACGACCATACCCTGAAGATGGCAGAGCAGTCGACGAAGTTTGTTTACCGTAATATTGAATATCAATTTAACACAATGAATAACGTAGCAGCCTTCCTTATGAGCAATCAATCGATCGAAAATTTACTCATGAGCACGTATCAGCAGCCTTTTGAGGCCGTGGGAGACTTCTACACGCTGGAAGCGAATTTGCAAAATCTCTCTTTATTGTCGCTTCTGAATGACTTCGGATCAGGCAATGTGGTGCAGCAATCCTATGTCGTCTCTGTTGCGCTTGAACCGGGGAGTGGTCTTTTCGCCATGGCTACGGAACATTTTTCCCCGATAACGGGCATTTATAAGAATACTGATTTACAGGATCAAAAGTGGTTCCAAAGCCTGAGCCGCGGGGAACGCCAGAACGTCTGGTGGAGTCAAAAAACAGATGCCAATGCAGCGATGATTTATTCGGCGCGCAAAAAAACGAGCCTCAAAGACGGCCGCAGCGTTGGCACGGTCATCATCGGCGCCGATACAGGCAGCATCCGGGGAATTTTCGACAATGCGAGGCTGGATGAAGGTTTTCATCTATTGCTCGATGAATCGGATCGTGTCATGTACAGCGAACGCTACGATTTCCTGGAAGATGTTGGCGGGCTTTCGTATGTTCGCGCATTAGAGGGGGCCAAGGGCTCGATCATTACGAAGATCGACGGAGAAAATCATCGGGTCATGTTCGAGACCTTGGATAACGGCTGGAAGCTGCTTGCCGTCGTTCCAGAGAGTCATTTCAGCCGCTACACCCTGGCGATTTCACTCATCGGTGCTGCGACGGCGGCTGCTGCTCTGCTCATTGCCGGCTTCTGGCTGCGCAGAATCGTAATTAGGGTGACAGTGCCTATCACGAGGCTGGTTACGGCGATTCAGCGTCCGGAGGTGGTGGAATTTAAAGAACCGCTGCCAGCTCAGAACACGGGCATCTACGAAGTGGATGAGCTGAATCAGAAGTTCGCTGCTATGCTCGTAACCATTCATGGCCTCATCGAGAAATCTTTTACCGAAGAGATCGAACGCCGTCAACTACAGCTGGAACTGCTGCATGCCCAGATTAATCCTCATTTCTTATATAATACGCTGGACCTTATTAATTGCCGGGCAATCATGACTGGTGATCAGGAGACGAGTTTGATCGTTCGTTCGCTGGCTAACGTATTCCGCTACGGTCTGAACCGCGGCAAAACGTGGATTTCCTTGGAAGAGGAGATGAAACAGGTGGAAGCTTATCTCCATATTCAAATGATGATGATGGACGATTTGCGAATCGAGATCAAAATACCGGATGAACTGCTGCATGCGAGTATCGTTCATTTGATCCTACAACCGCTTGCAGAAAATGCCATCATCCACGGGTTCTCAGATCGTAAACAAGGCTGCCGAATTGTGATTTCAGCTCGTTTGGAGCGTGAAGGATTGATTCTGCGGGTCGACGACAATGGCCGAGGCTGTGATGCCGACCGGATGAATGGGATGCTTCGGCAGCAGCTTGCGAGAGGGAACGGAGATTCAAGCGAAGCTGGAACCGGCTACGGAACCCTGAACGTGCACCGGAGAATTCAGCTGCATGACGGAGACATGTATGGCTTGCGTTATGTGCGGATAGGGGAAGGCGAGGGCACCCGCGTCGAAGTTGTACTACCTTATCAAGGGAAGCAGCCGACAGGAAGAAAGGATGTTGCAGATGTTTAA
- a CDS encoding response regulator transcription factor, translating into MLQMFKLLIAEDVKIVRETLVHAIDWQALDITLLGAVENGEEVLTWLEREQPDLLLTDIGMPKMNGLELIEAVKFRNPDIRCIILSGLNEFDHARQAIKLQVLDYVLKPIDPREIERVLSQAVEVLRKEREERQTLSLAEQTAKDQLPNLSEALPRGEWTGSLKKKKLVEMAIQFVKESYMRKELALSDVAASVGLSDKYLNLLFKEVTGMTINHSIIRLRMQEAARLLKDPAIKIYEICDWIGYTDQDHFRESFKKQYGLTPTEYRNKFL; encoded by the coding sequence ATGTTGCAGATGTTTAAGCTGCTGATAGCAGAAGATGTGAAAATCGTTCGTGAAACACTCGTGCACGCGATTGACTGGCAAGCTCTGGACATTACACTGCTCGGCGCTGTAGAGAATGGGGAAGAAGTGCTGACGTGGCTTGAGCGTGAGCAGCCGGACCTGCTTTTGACGGATATCGGGATGCCCAAGATGAATGGACTGGAATTAATAGAGGCGGTTAAATTTCGCAATCCGGATATTCGTTGTATTATATTATCCGGGCTGAATGAGTTCGATCATGCTCGTCAAGCGATTAAGCTGCAAGTACTGGATTATGTATTGAAGCCAATCGACCCGCGTGAAATTGAGAGAGTGCTGTCGCAGGCAGTTGAGGTACTGCGCAAAGAGCGGGAGGAGCGTCAAACCTTGTCGCTTGCGGAGCAAACGGCCAAAGATCAACTTCCGAATTTGTCGGAAGCGCTGCCTCGCGGGGAGTGGACCGGAAGCTTGAAGAAAAAGAAGCTGGTCGAGATGGCTATCCAGTTCGTGAAGGAATCCTATATGCGCAAGGAATTAGCGCTGTCTGATGTGGCGGCTTCCGTCGGTTTGAGCGATAAATATTTGAATTTGCTGTTTAAAGAAGTCACGGGGATGACGATCAATCATTCGATAATTCGACTTCGCATGCAGGAAGCAGCCCGGTTGTTGAAGGACCCCGCCATCAAAATCTACGAAATCTGCGACTGGATTGGATATACTGATCAGGATCATTTTCGGGAAAGCTTCAAGAAACAATACGGCTTGACGCCGACCGAGTATCGGAACAAATTTTTATGA
- the aroC gene encoding chorismate synthase, translated as MAGNTFGERFQIMTYGESHGEAVGVIIDGVTPGVEIDEAYIQVQMDRRKPGQSSVTSPRKEYDKIHIISGVFEGRTTGTPLSIILYNTDMRPEAYTDIQHAFRPGHADFTYLKKYGLRDHRGSGRASGRETASRVAAGAVARKLLERRGVSIVAYTTEIGGIQCRDFIEDVIETNPVRACDPEAAVKMVEKIEALALAGDSCGGIVECRIRGVDPGLGEPAFDKLDAELAKAMLSIGAIKGIEFGAGFAAASMLGSEHNDQMNAEGFSSNHAGGIIGGISTGAEIVFRVVVKPTSSISVPQNTMNVKGEEQVIVTTGRHDPCICPRVVPVIEAMACLVIEDHYKRQAAMLY; from the coding sequence ATGGCTGGCAACACATTTGGTGAGAGATTTCAAATTATGACGTACGGTGAATCCCACGGGGAAGCCGTCGGAGTCATTATAGATGGCGTGACGCCGGGCGTTGAGATCGATGAAGCTTATATTCAGGTGCAAATGGATAGAAGAAAACCAGGGCAATCGTCTGTCACTTCGCCTCGTAAAGAATATGACAAAATCCATATCATATCGGGCGTGTTTGAAGGTCGTACAACGGGAACACCGTTGTCCATTATATTGTACAATACGGACATGAGACCTGAAGCGTATACGGATATTCAACATGCTTTTCGTCCGGGTCATGCCGACTTTACGTATTTGAAAAAATACGGATTACGCGACCATCGGGGAAGCGGCAGAGCTTCAGGCAGGGAAACGGCGTCCAGAGTTGCGGCGGGAGCTGTCGCTCGCAAGCTGCTAGAGCGCAGAGGCGTCTCTATTGTTGCCTATACAACCGAGATCGGCGGCATACAGTGCCGTGATTTTATTGAGGATGTTATTGAGACTAACCCTGTTAGGGCCTGTGATCCGGAAGCTGCGGTTAAAATGGTCGAGAAAATTGAAGCCTTGGCATTGGCTGGCGACAGCTGCGGCGGCATTGTAGAATGCCGAATCCGGGGTGTCGATCCGGGGCTCGGAGAGCCGGCTTTTGATAAGCTTGATGCCGAATTAGCTAAAGCGATGCTGTCCATCGGTGCGATCAAAGGGATCGAATTTGGAGCGGGCTTTGCTGCGGCGAGCATGCTGGGCAGCGAACATAATGATCAGATGAATGCAGAAGGGTTCAGCAGCAATCATGCGGGTGGGATCATTGGCGGCATCAGCACGGGCGCCGAAATCGTATTCCGTGTCGTAGTCAAACCGACTTCCTCCATCTCCGTGCCGCAAAACACAATGAACGTGAAGGGCGAGGAACAAGTTATTGTGACCACAGGACGGCATGATCCTTGTATTTGTCCGAGAGTCGTGCCCGTGATCGAAGCGATGGCCTGTCTTGTTATTGAGGACCATTATAAGCGTCAGGCTGCTATGCTGTATTAA